A genomic window from Pseudomonas cavernicola includes:
- the mazG gene encoding nucleoside triphosphate pyrophosphohydrolase → MYKLEDLLHLMARLRDPQYGCPWDLKQSYATIVPHTIEEAYEVADAIERGDFEHLPGELGDLLFQVVYYSQLAQEEGRFEFAAVVDGITRKLIRRHPHVFPDGDLYGAPDVAKLEEAAVKQRWEELKAEERAEKAAVPEQLSLLDDVPTALPALSRAVKLQKRAAQVGFDWPQALPVVDKVREELDEVLEAMSENDPQAMAEEIGDLLFVVVNLARHLKVDPETALRSANGKFERRFRFIEQALRETRRPIENCSLEELDALWGEAKRQEQDSLGCGS, encoded by the coding sequence GTGTATAAACTTGAAGATCTGCTGCACCTGATGGCCCGCCTGCGCGATCCGCAGTACGGCTGCCCTTGGGATCTCAAACAGAGCTACGCCACCATAGTCCCCCACACTATCGAGGAGGCTTATGAGGTCGCCGACGCCATCGAGCGCGGTGACTTCGAGCATCTGCCCGGCGAACTCGGCGACTTGCTGTTTCAGGTGGTGTATTACAGCCAGTTGGCCCAAGAAGAAGGGCGTTTCGAGTTCGCCGCGGTAGTGGATGGCATCACCCGCAAGCTGATTCGCCGCCATCCCCATGTGTTCCCGGATGGCGACCTGTACGGCGCGCCAGATGTGGCCAAGCTGGAAGAGGCGGCGGTCAAGCAGCGCTGGGAAGAGTTGAAAGCCGAAGAACGCGCGGAGAAAGCCGCAGTTCCTGAGCAACTGTCATTACTGGATGACGTGCCGACGGCGTTGCCGGCCTTGTCCCGTGCGGTCAAGTTGCAGAAGCGCGCGGCCCAGGTCGGTTTCGATTGGCCGCAGGCGTTGCCGGTGGTGGATAAGGTTCGCGAAGAGCTGGACGAAGTGCTGGAGGCCATGAGCGAGAACGACCCCCAGGCGATGGCCGAGGAAATTGGTGATCTGTTGTTCGTGGTCGTTAACCTGGCCCGGCACCTGAAGGTCGACCCGGAAACTGCGCTGCGCAGCGCCAATGGCAAGTTCGAGCGACGCTTTCGATTTATCGAACAGGCATTGCGCGAAACCCGCCGACCCATTGAAAATTGCAGCCTCGAAGAACTGGATGCCCTCTGGGGCGAGGCCAAACGTCAGGAACAGGACAGCCTAGGTTGCGGTTCATAG
- the relA gene encoding GTP diphosphokinase codes for MVQVRAHHPIHTDGSINLEAWLDHVLSVDPALDREALKAACEFAREAEQQANAAQNLWAEGTSSFRTGLEIAVILADLKLDQDSLVAAVIYRGVREGKIALASVHQRFGAVVAKLIEGVLRMAAISASLSPRESLVLGTQVQVDNLRKMLVAMVDDVRVALIKLAERTCAIRAIKHADDEKRHRVAREVFDIYAPLAHRLGIGHIKWELEDLSFRYLEPEQYKQIAKLLHERRLDRERFITEVMTQLKTELAATGVQADISGRAKHIYSIWRKMQRKGLEFSQIYDVRALRVLVPEMRDCYTALGIVHTLWRHIPKEFDDYIANPKENGYRSLHTAVIGPEGKVLEVQIRTHAMHEEAELGVCAHWRYKGTDVKSGSNHYEEKISWLRQVLEWHEELGDIGGLAEQLRVDIEPDRVYVFTPHGHAIDLPKGATPLDFAYRVHTEIGHNCRGAKINGRIVPLNYSLQTGEQVEIITSKHGTPSRDWLNTNLGYVTTSRARAKIVHWFKLQDRDQNVAAGKALLERELSRMALPHVDYGRLAEKANLKTAEDLFAALGAGDLRLAPLVNAAQQLVEPERGHEQLELIPRRPTGHKPGKRGDIQIQGVGNLLTQMAGCCQPLPGDAIVGYITLGRGVSIHRQDCASVLQLSGREPERIIQVSWGPVPVQTYPVDIIIRAYDRSGLLRDVTQVLLNEKINVLAVNTRSNKEDNTAAMSLTVEIPGLDALGRLLGRISQLPNIIEARRNRAS; via the coding sequence ATGGTACAGGTTAGGGCGCACCACCCGATCCATACGGACGGCAGCATCAACCTAGAGGCCTGGCTCGATCATGTGCTCAGCGTCGATCCGGCGTTGGATCGTGAGGCCTTGAAGGCGGCTTGTGAGTTCGCCCGTGAGGCCGAGCAGCAAGCCAATGCCGCACAGAATCTGTGGGCCGAAGGCACCTCCAGTTTCCGCACTGGCCTGGAGATCGCCGTAATCCTCGCCGACCTCAAGCTCGATCAGGATTCCCTGGTCGCGGCAGTCATTTATCGCGGAGTGCGCGAAGGCAAGATTGCCCTGGCTTCGGTCCATCAGCGCTTCGGCGCGGTGGTCGCCAAGCTGATCGAAGGCGTGCTGCGCATGGCGGCGATCAGCGCCAGCCTCAGCCCGCGCGAGTCCCTGGTGCTCGGCACCCAGGTTCAGGTGGACAACCTGCGCAAGATGCTGGTGGCGATGGTCGACGATGTCCGCGTCGCGCTGATCAAGCTGGCCGAACGCACCTGCGCGATCCGCGCTATCAAGCACGCCGATGACGAAAAGCGTCATCGGGTGGCTCGCGAAGTCTTCGATATTTATGCCCCGCTGGCGCACCGACTGGGCATCGGCCATATCAAGTGGGAGCTGGAAGATCTGTCCTTCCGCTACCTGGAGCCTGAGCAATACAAACAGATCGCCAAGCTACTGCACGAACGGCGGCTGGATCGTGAGCGGTTTATTACCGAGGTGATGACGCAGCTCAAAACCGAGCTGGCCGCCACCGGCGTGCAGGCCGATATCAGCGGGCGGGCCAAACACATCTATTCGATCTGGCGCAAAATGCAGCGCAAAGGTCTGGAGTTCAGCCAGATCTATGACGTGCGTGCGTTGCGCGTGCTGGTGCCAGAGATGCGCGACTGCTACACCGCGCTGGGCATCGTGCATACCCTCTGGCGGCACATCCCGAAAGAGTTCGACGACTACATCGCCAACCCGAAAGAGAATGGCTACCGCTCGCTGCATACCGCGGTGATCGGCCCGGAGGGCAAGGTGCTGGAAGTGCAGATTCGCACCCACGCCATGCACGAAGAGGCCGAGTTGGGCGTTTGCGCGCACTGGCGCTACAAAGGCACCGACGTCAAATCCGGCTCCAACCATTACGAAGAGAAAATCTCCTGGCTACGCCAGGTCCTCGAATGGCACGAGGAACTCGGCGATATCGGCGGCCTGGCCGAGCAGTTGCGGGTGGATATCGAGCCGGATCGGGTCTACGTATTCACCCCGCACGGTCACGCCATCGACCTGCCCAAAGGTGCGACGCCGCTGGACTTCGCCTACCGTGTGCACACCGAAATCGGCCACAACTGCCGCGGTGCCAAGATCAACGGGCGCATCGTGCCGCTCAACTACAGCCTGCAGACCGGCGAGCAGGTGGAAATCATCACCAGTAAGCACGGCACGCCGAGTCGCGACTGGCTTAACACTAACCTCGGCTATGTCACCACCTCGCGGGCGCGGGCGAAGATCGTGCATTGGTTCAAGTTGCAGGATCGCGACCAGAATGTCGCTGCCGGCAAGGCTTTGCTCGAGCGGGAACTGAGTCGCATGGCACTGCCGCACGTGGACTACGGGCGCCTGGCGGAGAAGGCCAACCTGAAAACCGCCGAGGATCTGTTTGCCGCCCTCGGTGCCGGTGATCTGCGTCTGGCGCCTCTGGTCAACGCCGCACAGCAACTGGTCGAGCCGGAGCGTGGCCACGAGCAACTGGAGCTGATCCCGCGCCGGCCCACCGGTCACAAGCCGGGCAAGCGCGGTGATATCCAGATCCAGGGCGTCGGCAACCTGCTGACGCAGATGGCCGGTTGCTGCCAGCCGCTGCCGGGCGATGCGATCGTCGGTTACATCACGCTCGGACGTGGCGTCAGCATCCATCGCCAGGACTGCGCCTCGGTGCTGCAACTGAGCGGGCGTGAGCCGGAGCGGATTATCCAGGTCAGTTGGGGCCCGGTGCCGGTGCAGACCTATCCGGTGGACATCATCATCCGCGCCTACGACCGCTCAGGCTTGTTGCGCGACGTTACCCAAGTGCTGCTCAACGAGAAGATCAACGTGCTGGCGGTCAACACTCGCTCGAACAAGGAGGACAACACCGCCGCCATGTCGTTGACCGTCGAAATTCCGGGATTGGATGCGCTCGGTCGTCTGTTGGGGCGGATTTCCCAGTTGCCGAATATCATCGAGGCCCGTCGCAACCGAGCTTCTTGA
- the rlmD gene encoding 23S rRNA (uracil(1939)-C(5))-methyltransferase RlmD, whose amino-acid sequence MAKRSGDLRFQPSGGTRAPQIPVGKKQRLTIERLANDGRGIAFFEGRTWFVAGALPDEQVEARVLGARSQVVDARAERIFTTAPQRRVAPCAHAGRCGGCTLQHLPHSEQLVLKQRLLAEQLSRIAGLQPDEWAPALVGPEFAYRRRARIAVRWDAKAKQLDVGFRAAASQDIVAITDCLVLVPPLQPIIRALPQLLRGLAKPQALGHVELFSGTASAVLVRHTAPLLDADLALLQAFCAEHSAQLWLHGVGEPQPVDPSQALGYRLAAWDLQLEYRPGDFVQVNAPVNEAMIAQALDWLAPQRDERVLDLFCGLGNFALPLARQVREVVAVEGVAAMVERAAGNAAANGLHNAHFFQADLSSPLADASWAAQGFSAVLLDPPRDGALEVVQQIGALRAKRVLYVSCNPATLARDAAELVRQGYRLKRAGILDMFPQTAHVEAMALFEAN is encoded by the coding sequence ATGGCTAAACGTAGCGGCGATTTGCGCTTCCAGCCGAGCGGCGGTACTCGCGCGCCGCAAATCCCGGTCGGCAAGAAACAGCGCTTGACCATCGAGCGCCTGGCCAATGACGGCCGCGGCATCGCCTTTTTTGAGGGACGTACCTGGTTCGTCGCCGGCGCACTGCCGGATGAGCAGGTGGAGGCCCGCGTGCTCGGTGCCCGCAGCCAGGTTGTTGATGCACGTGCCGAACGGATTTTCACCACTGCTCCGCAGCGGCGTGTCGCGCCCTGTGCCCATGCGGGACGCTGTGGCGGCTGCACCTTGCAGCACCTACCGCATAGCGAGCAGTTGGTCTTGAAACAGCGCCTGTTGGCCGAGCAACTGAGTCGAATCGCCGGGCTGCAGCCGGACGAGTGGGCGCCGGCGCTGGTCGGTCCAGAGTTCGCTTATCGCCGCCGCGCGCGCATTGCGGTGCGCTGGGATGCCAAGGCCAAGCAGTTGGATGTGGGCTTTCGCGCGGCGGCCAGTCAGGACATCGTGGCCATCACCGATTGTCTGGTACTGGTACCGCCCTTGCAGCCGATTATTCGCGCGCTACCGCAGCTGCTGCGCGGCTTGGCAAAACCGCAAGCGCTGGGGCATGTCGAGCTGTTCAGTGGCACGGCCAGTGCAGTTTTGGTGCGGCATACCGCGCCGTTGCTGGACGCTGACCTGGCGTTGTTGCAGGCCTTTTGTGCCGAGCACAGCGCGCAACTGTGGCTGCATGGCGTCGGTGAGCCGCAGCCGGTCGATCCCTCGCAAGCGCTGGGTTATCGGTTGGCGGCATGGGACCTGCAGTTGGAATATCGCCCCGGCGATTTCGTTCAGGTGAATGCGCCGGTGAATGAGGCAATGATCGCGCAGGCGCTAGACTGGTTAGCGCCGCAACGCGATGAGCGGGTGTTGGATCTGTTCTGTGGCCTGGGCAATTTCGCCCTGCCGCTGGCGCGCCAGGTGCGCGAAGTGGTGGCGGTGGAAGGTGTCGCGGCCATGGTTGAACGGGCGGCGGGTAACGCTGCGGCCAATGGTCTGCACAACGCGCACTTTTTTCAGGCGGACTTGTCGAGCCCGCTGGCCGATGCCTCTTGGGCGGCACAAGGTTTCTCTGCTGTACTGCTAGACCCGCCACGCGATGGCGCGCTGGAAGTCGTCCAGCAAATCGGCGCTTTGCGCGCCAAGCGAGTGCTGTATGTGTCCTGCAATCCGGCAACTCTGGCACGCGATGCGGCTGAGTTGGTGCGGCAGGGCTACCGGCTGAAACGTGCCGGAATACTCGATATGTTTCCACAGACGGCACATGTCGAGGCGATGGCGTTATTCGAGGCGAACTAG
- the cysM gene encoding cysteine synthase CysM, producing MTLQYPTIADCVGNTPLVRLQRLPGATSNTLLVKLEGNNPAGSVKDRPALSMITRAELSGTVKPGDTLIEATSGNTGIALAMVAAIKGYRMILIMPDNMSAERKAAMTAYGAELIIVSKEEGMEGARDLAERMQAEGKGKVLDQFANGDNPIAHYNGTGAEIWRQTQGSITHFISSMGTTGTIMGVSRYLKEQNPAIQIVGLQPMEGSAIPGIRRWPEEYLPKIYQAERVDRIVDMLQSEAEDVMRRLAREEGIFCGVSSGGAVAAALRLSREVENAVIVAIICDRGDRYLSTGVYDDPR from the coding sequence ATGACCCTGCAGTACCCCACTATCGCCGATTGCGTCGGCAACACTCCGCTGGTGCGCCTGCAACGCCTGCCAGGTGCAACCAGCAACACCTTGTTGGTGAAATTGGAAGGCAATAACCCGGCGGGCTCGGTGAAAGACCGCCCGGCGCTGTCGATGATCACTCGCGCCGAACTCAGTGGTACGGTCAAGCCTGGCGATACCTTGATCGAAGCGACCTCCGGCAACACCGGTATTGCGCTGGCCATGGTCGCCGCGATCAAGGGTTACCGGATGATCCTGATCATGCCGGACAACATGAGCGCCGAGCGCAAGGCGGCGATGACCGCCTATGGCGCCGAGTTGATCATCGTCAGCAAGGAAGAGGGCATGGAAGGTGCTCGCGACCTGGCTGAGCGCATGCAGGCCGAAGGCAAGGGCAAGGTGCTCGATCAGTTTGCCAATGGCGATAACCCGATCGCGCATTACAACGGTACTGGTGCGGAGATCTGGCGCCAGACCCAGGGCAGCATTACTCACTTCATCAGTTCCATGGGTACCACCGGCACCATCATGGGTGTGTCGCGTTACCTCAAGGAGCAGAACCCGGCGATCCAGATCGTCGGTTTGCAGCCGATGGAAGGCTCGGCGATTCCGGGTATCCGCCGCTGGCCAGAGGAGTATCTGCCGAAGATTTATCAGGCCGAGCGCGTCGATCGCATCGTCGATATGTTGCAGAGCGAAGCGGAAGACGTGATGCGCCGGCTGGCCCGTGAGGAAGGCATCTTCTGTGGTGTTTCTTCCGGTGGCGCGGTGGCAGCCGCTTTGCGCTTGTCGCGTGAAGTGGAGAATGCCGTCATCGTGGCGATCATCTGCGACCGCGGCGACCGTTATCTATCCACCGGCGTCTATGATGACCCACGTTAA
- a CDS encoding ATP-binding protein has protein sequence MFKDLGIKGRVLLLTLLPTSLLALVLGGYFTWVQLSDLHAQLLQRGQMIVEQLAPLAAPALARQDTQLLNRIASESLDQPDVRAVRFLSAEHAHLAHAGPSMLNPTPEGEGNRLLQRSGNDATRFLLPVFGRHRSLAGDPIADDPERLLGWVELELSHHGTLLRGYRSLVTSLLLIVTGLGVTALLALHMSRTINEPLRRIKQSVSQLKEGRLETRLPPLGSHEMDELASGINRMAESLQNAQEELQHSIDQATEDVRQNLETIEIQNIELDFARKEALEASRIKSEFLANMSHEIRTPLNGILGFTNLLQKSELTPRQQDYLGTIEKSADSLQGIINEILDFSKIEAGKLVLENIPFNLRDVLQDALTILAPAAHAKHLELVSLVYRDTPLSLIGDPLRLKQVLTNLVSNAIKFTREGTIVMRAMVEDESTDRAQLRISVQDTGIGLSNEDLRALFQAFSQADNSMSRQAGGTGLGLVISKRLIEQMGGEIGVASTPGEGSEFWVSLSLPKARDDAEDLPRAPLLGRRVAILESHELARQALQHQLEDCGLQVSQYQHLDSLLEAVAAQQHGDSPIGLAVLGVTAQELPPERLSQRIWDLERLGCKSLVLCPTTEQTLYHESLPDAHSQLQAKPACTRKLQRALAELVSPRHLRAEAASMPSSRPPRLLCVDDNAANLLLVQTLLGDMRADVSAVDSGYAALAIIQKKSFDLIFMDVQMPGMDGRQTTEAIRQWEAERESGPIPIIALTAHALANEKRTLLQGGMDDYLTKPISERQLAQVVLKWTGLALRNHGPDRSAESSPASLNHRVLDAEEGLRLAAGKADLAADMLSMLLASLDADRQAIRQARDADDRIALIERVHRLHGATRYCGVPQLRAACQRSETLLKQNDPAAKVALDELDAAITRLASEAKLNA, from the coding sequence GTGTTCAAGGATCTTGGCATCAAGGGCCGCGTGTTACTGCTCACCCTGCTGCCCACCAGCTTATTGGCGCTGGTGCTGGGTGGTTACTTCACCTGGGTGCAGCTGTCCGACCTGCACGCGCAGTTACTCCAGCGCGGGCAGATGATCGTCGAGCAACTGGCCCCACTGGCCGCCCCCGCGTTGGCACGCCAAGATACCCAGCTGCTCAACCGGATCGCCAGCGAGTCCCTGGATCAGCCGGATGTGCGCGCCGTGCGCTTTCTCTCCGCCGAGCACGCGCACCTGGCGCACGCCGGCCCGAGCATGCTCAACCCGACGCCTGAGGGTGAAGGCAACCGGTTGCTACAGCGCAGTGGGAATGATGCCACGCGCTTTCTGCTGCCAGTGTTCGGCCGCCATCGCAGCCTGGCCGGCGACCCGATAGCGGATGACCCCGAACGCCTGCTGGGCTGGGTCGAACTGGAGTTGTCACACCACGGCACCTTGCTGCGCGGCTACCGCAGCCTGGTCACCAGCCTGTTGTTGATTGTCACTGGCCTAGGCGTCACTGCGCTGCTGGCCCTGCACATGAGCCGCACGATCAACGAGCCGCTGCGACGGATCAAGCAGAGCGTCAGCCAACTCAAAGAAGGCCGTTTGGAAACCCGCCTGCCGCCACTCGGCAGCCACGAAATGGACGAGCTGGCCTCGGGCATCAACCGCATGGCCGAGTCGCTGCAAAACGCCCAGGAAGAACTGCAACACAGCATCGACCAAGCCACCGAAGACGTCCGGCAGAACCTGGAAACCATCGAAATCCAGAACATCGAACTGGACTTCGCGCGCAAGGAAGCCCTGGAAGCGAGCCGGATCAAATCCGAGTTCCTCGCCAACATGAGCCATGAGATCCGCACCCCACTCAACGGCATTCTCGGCTTCACCAATTTGCTGCAAAAAAGCGAGTTGACCCCGCGCCAACAGGACTACCTGGGCACCATCGAAAAATCCGCCGACAGCCTGCAGGGGATCATCAACGAAATCCTCGACTTCTCGAAAATCGAAGCCGGCAAACTGGTGCTGGAAAATATCCCGTTCAACCTGCGCGATGTGCTGCAGGACGCCCTGACCATCCTCGCCCCGGCCGCCCACGCCAAGCACTTGGAACTGGTCAGCCTGGTCTACCGCGACACCCCGCTGTCACTGATCGGCGACCCGCTGCGCCTCAAACAGGTGCTGACCAACCTGGTCAGCAACGCGATCAAGTTCACCCGCGAAGGCACCATCGTCATGCGCGCCATGGTCGAGGATGAAAGCACCGACCGCGCCCAACTGCGCATCAGTGTGCAGGACACCGGCATCGGTCTGTCCAATGAGGATCTGCGTGCGCTGTTCCAAGCCTTCAGTCAGGCCGATAACTCGATGTCGCGGCAAGCCGGCGGCACCGGCCTCGGCCTGGTGATTTCCAAGCGCTTGATCGAACAGATGGGCGGCGAGATAGGTGTCGCCAGCACCCCCGGCGAAGGCTCGGAATTCTGGGTCAGCCTGAGCCTGCCGAAAGCCCGCGATGACGCCGAAGACCTGCCGCGCGCGCCACTGCTCGGTCGTCGCGTGGCCATTCTGGAAAGCCATGAACTGGCGCGCCAGGCCCTGCAACACCAGCTGGAGGATTGTGGCCTACAGGTGTCGCAGTACCAGCACCTGGACAGCCTGCTGGAAGCCGTTGCCGCACAGCAACACGGCGACAGCCCGATTGGCCTGGCCGTACTCGGCGTGACCGCCCAAGAACTGCCGCCGGAACGCCTGAGCCAGCGAATCTGGGATCTCGAGCGCCTCGGTTGCAAAAGCCTGGTGCTCTGCCCGACCACCGAACAGACGCTCTATCATGAGTCCCTGCCTGACGCCCACAGCCAACTGCAAGCCAAACCGGCCTGCACCCGCAAGTTGCAGCGCGCCCTGGCGGAACTGGTCAGCCCGCGCCATCTACGCGCAGAAGCCGCCAGCATGCCGTCCAGTCGGCCGCCACGCCTGCTCTGCGTCGACGACAACGCGGCCAACCTGTTGCTGGTGCAAACCCTGCTCGGTGACATGAGGGCCGACGTTAGCGCCGTCGACAGTGGTTACGCCGCCCTCGCCATCATCCAAAAAAAGTCCTTCGACCTGATTTTCATGGACGTGCAAATGCCGGGCATGGACGGCCGGCAAACCACCGAGGCAATCCGTCAGTGGGAAGCCGAACGCGAAAGCGGGCCAATACCGATCATCGCGCTCACCGCTCACGCCCTCGCCAACGAAAAACGCACGCTGCTGCAAGGCGGCATGGATGACTACCTGACCAAGCCGATCAGCGAGCGGCAGCTGGCTCAAGTAGTACTCAAGTGGACCGGCCTGGCGCTGCGCAACCACGGCCCGGACCGTTCTGCGGAAAGCTCGCCAGCCAGCCTCAACCATCGTGTACTGGACGCCGAAGAGGGCCTGCGCCTGGCCGCCGGCAAGGCCGACTTGGCGGCCGATATGCTGAGCATGCTGCTCGCCTCGCTGGATGCGGACCGCCAAGCCATTCGCCAAGCACGCGATGCCGACGACCGCATCGCCCTGATCGAACGAGTGCACCGCCTGCACGGTGCCACCCGTTATTGTGGCGTCCCGCAACTGCGAGCCGCCTGCCAGCGCAGCGAAACCCTGCTCAAGCAAAACGATCCAGCTGCCAAAGTGGCGCTGGACGAACTGGATGCAGCCATCACCCGACTGGCTAGCGAGGCCAAACTCAACGCCTAG
- a CDS encoding META domain-containing protein, whose amino-acid sequence MNRTLALSLLATSLLGCASDALVLEQDSTYQVEWIGERPLIDNSHLTLTLGEDGRAYGSAGCNHWFASYEMKGEQLSFGQAGSTRKMCAPALMEQEARFLEALGKVQRWDVSPIDQLRLWPAEGKPIRVWPEKG is encoded by the coding sequence ATGAACCGTACCCTCGCCCTCAGCCTGCTCGCCACCAGCCTGCTCGGCTGCGCCAGCGACGCCCTGGTGCTGGAGCAAGACAGCACCTACCAAGTGGAATGGATCGGCGAACGCCCACTGATCGACAACAGCCACCTGACCCTGACCCTGGGCGAAGACGGCCGCGCCTATGGCAGTGCGGGCTGCAACCACTGGTTCGCCTCCTATGAAATGAAAGGCGAGCAGCTCAGCTTCGGCCAAGCCGGCAGCACCCGCAAAATGTGCGCACCGGCGCTGATGGAGCAGGAAGCCCGTTTCCTCGAAGCGCTGGGCAAGGTACAACGCTGGGACGTTTCACCGATCGACCAGCTGCGCCTGTGGCCGGCGGAAGGCAAACCGATCCGCGTGTGGCCGGAAAAGGGCTGA
- the dinB gene encoding DNA polymerase IV, with translation MRKIIHVDCDCFYAAIEMRDDPRLANKPVAVGGSADRRGVIATCNYEARAYGVRSAMSSRHALKLCPDLLIVKPRMDVYKEVSREIQAIFREYTEIIEPLSLDEAFLDVSDCPHFSGSATRIAQDIRRRVSLQLHITVSAGVAPNKFLAKIASDWRKPNGLFVITPDEVEGFVSALPVSKLHGVGKVTADKLGRLGIITCLDLREWSKLALVREFGSFGERLWNLARGIDERPVQVDSRRQTVSVENTYDKDLPDLPACLERLPGLLELLNERMARLDGSYRADKPFVKLKFHDFTQTTLEQAGAAHDLDSYRKLLSSAFERGGKPVRLIGVGVRLVDLRRVSEQLELFAR, from the coding sequence GTGCGCAAGATTATCCACGTCGACTGCGACTGCTTTTACGCCGCCATCGAGATGCGCGACGACCCCCGCCTGGCCAATAAACCCGTGGCGGTCGGTGGATCGGCGGATCGGCGTGGGGTAATCGCCACCTGTAACTATGAAGCACGGGCTTATGGCGTGCGTTCGGCCATGTCCTCGCGGCATGCACTGAAACTGTGCCCGGATCTGCTGATCGTCAAGCCGCGGATGGACGTTTATAAAGAGGTCTCGCGGGAAATCCAGGCGATCTTTCGCGAATACACCGAGATTATCGAGCCTTTGTCGCTCGATGAGGCCTTTCTGGATGTCTCGGATTGCCCGCACTTTTCCGGTAGCGCCACCCGTATTGCCCAGGACATTCGGCGGCGGGTCTCGCTGCAGCTGCATATCACCGTGTCCGCCGGGGTGGCGCCGAATAAATTCCTCGCCAAGATCGCCAGTGACTGGCGCAAGCCCAACGGTCTATTCGTGATTACCCCGGATGAGGTGGAGGGCTTCGTCTCGGCGCTGCCAGTCAGCAAGCTGCATGGGGTGGGCAAGGTCACCGCGGACAAGCTTGGGCGCCTGGGGATAATCACCTGTCTGGATCTGCGCGAGTGGAGCAAGTTGGCGCTGGTGCGCGAGTTCGGCAGCTTTGGCGAACGCTTATGGAACCTGGCGCGTGGCATCGATGAGCGTCCGGTGCAGGTCGACAGCCGCCGACAGACCGTGAGCGTGGAAAATACCTACGACAAGGATTTGCCCGATCTGCCGGCTTGCCTGGAGCGTTTACCGGGCTTGCTGGAGCTGTTGAACGAGCGCATGGCGCGCCTGGATGGCAGTTACCGGGCGGACAAACCTTTCGTTAAATTGAAATTCCATGACTTCACCCAGACTACCCTGGAGCAAGCTGGAGCCGCGCACGATCTGGACAGTTATCGGAAGTTGTTGAGTAGCGCGTTCGAGCGTGGCGGCAAGCCGGTGCGGCTGATCGGTGTCGGTGTGCGGCTGGTCGATTTGCGGAGGGTGAGCGAGCAGTTGGAGCTGTTTGCTCGCTGA
- a CDS encoding enoyl-CoA hydratase/isomerase family protein: MTPYNSLQRHDEAGVAIISFDHPPINLLDRQVVVDLLRLVKELEQDIATRVVLFRSANPDFFIAHYDLAGQVGEQAPVLPPAGEPSLLSALFSRFARLPQVTIGELQGRARGAGSEFLLALDMRFASRERALLGQPEVAVGLHPGAGGCVRLAQMLGRGRALEVCLSGADYDAETAERYGWINRALADAELRPFTEALARRIASFPAAGIAHAKAVVGQCTQLDSAALADESQRFVAEMASAETVKRVEWMLVQGGQTDDELERNLGALLARYPEQL, translated from the coding sequence ATGACCCCCTATAACAGTCTGCAACGTCACGATGAAGCAGGCGTAGCCATCATCAGTTTCGACCATCCGCCGATCAACTTGCTCGATCGTCAAGTGGTGGTCGATCTGTTGCGGCTGGTCAAGGAGCTGGAACAGGATATTGCCACTCGGGTTGTGCTGTTTCGCAGTGCCAATCCGGACTTCTTCATCGCTCACTATGATTTGGCCGGGCAGGTCGGTGAGCAGGCGCCAGTCTTGCCGCCTGCCGGTGAGCCAAGCCTGTTGAGTGCGTTGTTCAGTCGTTTTGCGCGTTTGCCGCAAGTCACCATCGGTGAGTTGCAGGGGCGCGCCCGTGGCGCCGGCAGTGAATTTCTCTTGGCGCTGGATATGCGCTTTGCCTCCCGCGAGAGGGCGCTGCTCGGTCAGCCGGAAGTGGCGGTGGGTCTACATCCGGGTGCCGGGGGCTGCGTGCGGCTGGCGCAGATGCTCGGCCGGGGGCGGGCGCTGGAAGTCTGTTTGAGCGGGGCTGACTACGACGCCGAGACCGCTGAGCGTTACGGCTGGATCAACCGCGCGCTGGCGGATGCAGAGCTACGACCCTTTACCGAAGCCTTGGCGCGGCGTATCGCCAGCTTTCCCGCTGCCGGTATTGCCCATGCCAAAGCTGTGGTAGGGCAGTGCACGCAATTGGACTCGGCCGCTTTGGCCGATGAGTCGCAGCGCTTTGTCGCCGAGATGGCTTCAGCTGAAACCGTGAAACGAGTCGAGTGGATGCTGGTCCAGGGCGGACAAACCGATGACGAGTTGGAGCGCAATCTGGGGGCATTGTTAGCGCGCTACCCTGAGCAGCTGTAA